A DNA window from Macadamia integrifolia cultivar HAES 741 chromosome 4, SCU_Mint_v3, whole genome shotgun sequence contains the following coding sequences:
- the LOC122076215 gene encoding xylan glycosyltransferase MUCI21-like, with product MKLKRSGWTTVIICFLFILFCSIDELSLSSFLKSSYSTTSTSTQEERRSPQKQGEPERRTSRAPRDSLPVDLKANIPDIQPISCDRSNYRYDLCSLNGPTVLDPDINTLFVSVLDNNPETRPIQQNIRPYPRKWEKSVMAGIVELTVTSAPASAPAPACEIRHSSPALIFSAGGYTGNFFHDFNDGFIPLFLTSRSISSDRDIVLVVSHCEDWWLNKYAELLRQFSRYPIVNLDNTTDTHCFPSATVGLISHGFMTVEPSLLPHSENFLDFRSLIGDAYRDIPVNLRRPSIGRPRLIFAARNGGVGRVILNQAEVAKVAQAVGFEVILFEPNLYTSLSQAYGLINGSHAMLGVHGAALTHSLFLRPGSVLIQVVPIGIDWLAETCFGKSSRDMGLEYVEYKIEQEESSLIDKYGKDHLVLKDPKAVVKEDWFNIKKIYLQGQDVKLDLDRIRSYLNKAYEKAKRFMEKDDY from the exons TCTACAACTTCAACCAGTACTCAAGAAG AGAGAAGAAGTCCTCAGAAGCAAGGAGAGCCAGAACGGAGGACATCGCGGGCCCCACGAGATTCGCTACCAGTAGACTTAAAAGCCAATATACCAGACATCCAACCAATCAGCTGTGACCGTTCCAACTATCGTTACGATCTCTGCTCTCTCAACGGCCCAACCGTCTTAGACCCAGATATCAATACCCTCTTCGTATCGGTTTTGGATAATAACCCGGAGACCCGACCCATACAGCAAAACATCCGTCCCTACCCTCGCAAATGGGAGAAGAGCGTCATGGCCGGAATCGTAGAACTCACCGTCACCTCTGCTCCCGCAtccgcccccgcccccgcctGCGAAATCCGCCACTCATCCCCAGCACTTATATTCAGTGCCGGCGGCTACACCGGAAACTTCTTCCATGATTTCAACGATGGGTTCATCCCCCTCTTCCTCACATCCCGCTCCATCTCATCTGATCGTGACATCGTCCTTGTCGTCTCCCATTGCGAAGACTGGTGGCTCAATAAGTACGCTGAGCTGCTTCGGCAATTCAGCCGCTACCCGATCGTCAATCTCGATAACACTACCGATACCCACTGCTTCCCATCAGCCACCGTGGGGCTTATATCTCATGGTTTCATGACTGTGGAGCCCTCATTGTTGCCACACTCGGAAAATTTCCTTGATTTCCGATCACTCATCGGAGATGCCTACAGGGATATACCAGTCAATTTGCGCCGCCCGTCAATAGGGCGGCCCCGTCTCATTTTCGCGGCACGCAATGGTGGTGTTGGCCGGGTGATACTGAACCAAGCTGAAGTTGCAAAGGTAGCTCAGGCTGTAGGATTTGAAGTGATACTCTTTGAGCCCAATCTTTACACATCTTTGAGCCAAGCTTATGGGTTGATCAACGGTAGCCACGCAATGCTTGGAGTGCACGGTGCAGCGCTTACCCACTCTCTGTTCCTCCGCCCGGGTTCGGTGTTGATTCAGGTGGTTCCGATAGGAATCGATTGGCTAGCGGAGACATGCTTTGGGAAGTCATCGAGGGATATGGGTTTGGAGTATGTGGAGTATAAGATAGAGCAGGAAGAGAGTAGTTTAATTGATAAGTATGGAAAGGATCATTTGGTGTTGAAAGACCCTAAAGCTGTGGTGAAGGAGGACTGGTTCAACATCAAGAAAATCTATCTGCAGGGTCAGGATGTTAAGCTGGATTTGGATAGGATTCGAAGTTACTTAAATAAAGCTTATGAGAAGGCTAAAAGGTTCATGGAGAAAGATGATTATTAG